A portion of the Lysinibacillus timonensis genome contains these proteins:
- a CDS encoding PHP domain-containing protein — translation MKLDLHLHSTFSDGSDSLESLFEMAKNRGLTHISVVDHDTTLHVRSAKILANKYGITFIPGVEISAYDFKRKRKVHILGYDYHDETPNIDALCKPLLERRHKHSLWQLEQIQRAGFDITLEEVMSYATDGGILYKQHIMNALTDTSFNSEVYQTLYRTLFKGTGVAAGDIEYVDAFQAVKAINADGGYAVVAHPGQLDSFDITEELVSVGLKGIEKVHPDHNLEQADRIVKIANNHNLFMTGGSDYHGRYGAISSKDEFFLQNIKNIPFIK, via the coding sequence ATGAAGCTTGATTTACATTTGCATAGTACATTTTCAGATGGATCTGATTCGCTCGAGAGTCTATTTGAAATGGCGAAAAATCGTGGTTTAACGCATATAAGTGTTGTGGATCATGATACAACATTGCATGTACGCTCAGCGAAAATACTAGCAAATAAGTATGGTATTACTTTTATTCCAGGTGTTGAAATTTCCGCCTATGATTTTAAAAGAAAACGTAAGGTGCATATTTTGGGCTACGATTATCACGACGAAACACCAAATATTGATGCGTTATGTAAGCCTCTTTTAGAAAGAAGGCATAAACACTCTCTTTGGCAACTCGAACAAATTCAAAGAGCAGGATTTGATATTACTCTGGAAGAGGTCATGAGCTATGCTACAGATGGGGGGATTTTATATAAGCAACATATAATGAATGCCCTTACTGATACATCATTTAATTCTGAAGTATATCAAACGCTATATCGCACTTTATTTAAAGGAACGGGTGTTGCTGCAGGAGATATTGAGTATGTCGATGCTTTTCAAGCTGTTAAAGCAATAAATGCTGACGGGGGATATGCTGTAGTTGCACATCCGGGTCAGCTTGACTCATTTGATATAACAGAAGAATTGGTGTCGGTTGGACTAAAAGGTATTGAGAAAGTACACCCTGATCACAATCTAGAACAAGCTGATAGAATTGTAAAAATTGCAAATAACCATAACTTGTTTATGACGGGTGGTTCGGACTACCATGGCCGTTATGGTGCGATTTCAAGCAAGGATGAATTCTTTTTACAAAATATCAAAAATATCCCGTTTATTAAATGA